CGGCTGGAACAGACCCGCTTCGTCCGCCTTCGCCAGACGTGCCGCGTCGACCATGAGGATGACGTCGGCCGGGCTCTTCGCCCCTTCGCTCTTCAGACGCTCGAGCAGCGCCGCGTCGTCCGCCTCGATGCGATTGATCTTGATACCGGTCTGCTTGGTGAACGTGCCATAAAGCTGCTCGTCGGTCTGATAGTGACGCGCCGAGTACAGATTCAGCACGCCATTGGTGTCCGCTTGCGCGCCGAATGCCGCTGCCAATGCGGTGCCGAGCACCGTCAGTCGCGCCAGTTTGCCGATCGTCTTCGCCTTCATGGGCTATTCCCCTCGCAGTCATGGTTTTACAGAGAGGAACAGGATAATGAAAAATCACTTTCAACGCAAATGATTCCCATTTGCGTTGATTCATATGTTCACTATCGGGAACGGGAAAATCGCAGGCGGGAGGAAAGATGCCGAACGGCGAAGAGACGAGAAACGATGTCACTGGGCGGGACTTGACCGACCACGCGGGTAACGGCAGATAAGACGGGGCACTTCGCCAAAGGTTCCGCGTCAGGTCACCTTCCATTGATGACACCCTCGAAAAGTGAACCGATCGGTGTCTTCGACGCTCCAATCGCCGTAAAATTGCGCGTCGACGCACCCGCCACCCCATCACAACGATTCAAGGTGCCGCGCGCGTCTGTCCTGCCCTGCCGGAGTTTCCCCTTGTTGTCGTTGATTTCTATTTCGCGTCGCGCTGTGAAGTCCACAGCTGCCGATGCCCTCGTTGTGTCTGCCTCTGCCCCTGCTGCCCACCAGGCCAGCGGCACACGTCCGTCAGGTGCCGCACGAACCGCGCGCACCTCGTTCACCGCGCTCGCCGTGGCTGCCCTGATTGCCGGGTGTGCCAGTGCGCCGCCGACGGTTTTACAAGGCACGTCCTCTTCGGCACCACCGACCACGACGGTCCCGCCGGTCGCCCAGACGCCGACGACACCCACCACGCCCGTCGCCCCACCCAAGGTCATCCGTCCGCTGAAGATCGGTCTGGCCCTCGGTGGCGGTGCCGCACGCGGCTTCGCCCACGTCGGCGTCATCAAAGCGCTCGAAGCCCGCGGGATCCATGCTGACATCGTGGTCGGCACCAGTGCCGGGAGCGTCGTGGGGGCGATGTACGCCTCGGGCCTGAACGGCTTCCAGCTGAACCGTCTGGCTTCGACGATGGACGAGGCCTCGATCAGCGACTGGACGATGCCGTTCCGCTCGCGTGGCATGCTGCGCGGCGAGGCGCTCCAGTCGTACGTCAACAAAGTGCTCAAGGACCGCACGATCGAGCAGATGCCTCGTCAGTTGGGCATCGTTGCCACCGATTTGCAGAGCGGCGCACCGATTCTGTTCCGTCGCGGCAATACCGGGCAGGCCGTGCGAGCATCGAGCAGCGTACCGGGCGTGTTCGAGCCGGTGCATATCGGCAATCGAGATTACGTGGACGGCGGCCTGGTCGCACCGGTACCGGCGGAGTATGCGCGTCAGATGGGGGCGGACTTTGTCATTGCCGTCGACATCTCTGCCAATCCGACGGCGCAGGCCACGCAAGGTCAGTTCGACATCCTGATGCAGACGTTCACGATCATGGGTCAGTCGATCAAGCAGTACGAGTTGGAGAAGAACGCGGACGTCGTGATTCGTCCGTCGCTGGCGAAGATGGGTGCCTCGGACTTCCAGGGACGCAACCGTGCGATTCTGGCGGGCGAGGAAGCCGTCGCCAAGATGTGGCCGGAGATCCAGCGCAAACTGGCCGATGCACAGTCGGAAGCGCCTAAAGGTATGCCGCAAGCCTCACGCTAAGCCAGTGCGCCGCTCGGATGAAACAAAAATGCCGCCCAATGGGCGGCATTTTTTTCTGCATCGAACCCCGCACGGTTCGCGGGGATGACGACTTACATCGGGTGGTCGTTCTTGAAGAGCTGCTCAACGCGCGTGAGTTCGGCGCTGGCCTTGAGCGTCTCGACACGGCGAGCGCCGTTGTAGCGGGCCGACCAGTACGATTCGCGCAGGTCTTCCACGCGGATCTTGCCGCCCGTTGCCGGAGCGTGCACGAACTTGTCGCCGCCAATATAGATACCGACGTGGGAGAAGCTGCGACGCATGGTGTTGAAGAACACCAGATCGCCCGGCTTCAGATCGGTCTTGGCAATGCGCTCGCCGACCTGGCTCATTTCTTCCGAGCGACGCGGCAACATGAAGTTGAGCGTGTCCTGGAACACGTAGCGCACAAAACCGCTGCAATCAAGACCGCTGTCCGGCGTGTTGCCACCGTACTTGTAACGAACACCGATGTAATTCAGCGCGCCAAGTACGACGTCCGACGCCTTGTCCGTCACATTCGACAGCAGCTTCTGCGCACGTTGCACACGCGACTCTTCGACAACCGGCTGAGCGGCGTCGGTGGTGACGTTTGCAGTGTTCGGGGAAGCGTTGCTGGCTTGAATGGCCGCTGCGGCAGCGCGGGCTGCAGCGCTCGGGCCATTGTTGTAGTCGTCAGCCTTCGCCGTCAACGAGGCGGTGACGAGGCCAGCGGCAGTGAACGCGAGAAGGAGTGTCTTGCGGATGCGCGTAGGTTTCGTCTGCATTGGTCGCCGGGTTGGATGAGTCGGATGGCCGATGAGTAGCTCGTCAGTTGCAACAGGATGCCGCAGTGTTGATAACCTTCGAGTCACGCCCGGCTGACCCACCGCCGAACTTGTTGTATGAACCGACCTCTGACAAGGCCGGTTAACTCGTTGAATAATCAACTTAATTGGTACGCGATAGTAATGTGAACGTCACATGATGTCAAAAGGTAATAGAAAAAAACAATCAGCGCAATCAGGAAATTTTCATTAACAATCAATCGTTTGCGATTTAGCCGACGTTCTGCGACGTTATGTGACGTTTCACGCCTATGTCACGGACCTACAGCATGGCCGCTGCGACCAGCTCACGGGTGTAGGCGTTCTGCGGATCAAAAAATACCGATTCCGTATCGCCCTGCTCCACCAGATGCCCGTCCTTGAACACCAGAACCCGGTGCGCCATCGCCCGCATGACCGCCAGATCGTGGCTGATGAAGAGGTAACTCAAGTTGTACTTGATCTGCAATTGGGCCAGCAGATGGAGCACCTGCTGCTGAATCGACACGTCGAGCGCACTCGTCGGCTCGTCCAGCACGAGAATTTGCGGATCGACGATGAGCGCCCGGGCAATGGCAATCCGTTGCCGTTGCCCTCCGGAAAACTCATGTGGGTAGCGCGACATGGCGCGCGCGTCGATGCCGACTTCGCGCAGCGTTTCCGCCACCTTGGTCCGCCGCTCGTCCTCGCTCATCTGCGGGCGATGCAGCGCCAACCCCTCGCCTACGATTTCCTCGATCGTCATTCGCGGCGACAACGAGCCGAACGGATCCTGAAACACGATCTGCATGCGTGAGCGCAGGGTGCGCTGTTTCGTGCCGCGGTATGACGCCAGCGGCTCGCCCTGGAACTCGATCTGCCCCGCGCTCGTGTGCTGAAGACCGAGCATGGCCATCGCCAACGTCGTCTTGCCCGAACCCGACTCACCGACCACCCCGAGCGTTTCACCCTGACGCAGCGACAGATCGACCGGATGCACCGCCCGGAAGCGACCGCGCTGGAACCAGCCGCGCACGCCCGGCTGCGCAGTCGCATAGTCCACGGTCACGCCCCGTCCTTCAAGCAACACCGGCGCAATCGGCAGCACCGGATGAATCTCCCGCTGCGGACGGCTGTCGATGAGCTTGCGCGTGTACGGATGCTGCGGATTCGTGAACAGCGTCTCGGTGTCGGCACACTCGACCAGCACGCCCTTTTCCATCACCGCCACGCGCTGTGCGAAGCGGCGCACCAGATTCAGATCGTGGGTGATGAGCAGCACCGCCATACCGCGCTTTTCGGCAGCGTCGCGCTGCAACTCCAGCAGCAATTCGATGATCTGCGCTCGGATGGTGACGTCGAGCGCTGTGGTCGGCTCGTCTGCGAGCAACAGCTTGGGACGGCAGGCAAGCGCCATGGCAATCATGGCGCGCTGACGCTGACCGCCCGACAGCTCATGCGGGAAATGGGACACGCGACGTTCCGGCTCGGGAATGCCCGTGCGGCGCAGCAGTTCGATGGCGCGCGACCTTGCGTCCCTCTTGGAAAGCCCTTCGTGCAGCTCCAGCGCCTCGGCAATCTGTTCACCGATCGGATAGAGCGGATTGAGCGCCGTCATCGGCTCCTGGAAGATCATGGCGACGTCGTTGCCGCGCAGCCCACGCATTTCGCGCTCGCTCACCGAGGCGAGGTCCACGCCGTCGAGCAGAATTCGGCCCTGAATCTGCGCGTCCTGCAACAGCCGCAGAATGGCAAGCGCCGTCACGCTCTTGCCTGAACCCGATTCGCCCACGAGCGCGACCCGCTCGCCGCGCTCGATGGCAAGGCTCACATCCTTCACGGCCTCGGCGTCGCCGAAGCGCACCGAGAGGTTTTCGATACTGAGGAGCGGCGCGTTCACATCGCCCCCCCGGCCGCGGCCTGCTTGTCCGCGACACGCGTGTCGAGCGCATTGCGCAAGGCGTCTCCCATAAACGTGAGCAGCAACAATGTGAGCACGAGCACGACGAACGTCGCCAGCGAAATCCACCACGCGTCGAGGTTCGCCTTGCCCTGATTGAGCAGCTCGCCAAGGCTCGGTGTCGGCGGTGGCACGCCAAGCCCGAGGAAGTCGAGACTGGTGAGCGCCAGAATCGCCCCGCTCATGCGAAACGGTAGGAACGTGATCACCGGCGTCATGCTGTTGGGCAATACGTGACGACGGATGATCTGCCAGTTCGACAGCCCCATCGCCCTTGCCGCGCGCACGTAATCCAACTGACGGTTACGCAGGAATTCGGCCCGCACGTAATCGGACAGACCGATCCAGCCGAACAGCGACAGCAGCACGAACAACAGCCACAAATGCGGCTCGAAGATCGACGCGAAGATGATGAGCAGATACAGCTCCGGCAACGATCCCCAGATTTCGATCAGCCGCTGCAACGTGAGGTCGATGCGGCCGCCGTAAAAGCCCTGCACCGCACCGGCGAGCATGCCAAGCAGCGTGCCCGAGACCGTGAGCGCTAGCGCGAAGATCACCGACAGCCGGAAGCCGTATAGCAGCCGCGCGAAGACGTCGCGGCCACGGTCGTCCGTGCCGAGCCAGTTTTCGGACGACGGCGGCGCCGGGTTCGGCACCTTCGCAAAATAGTTGATGGTGTCGTAGCTATAGCGCACCGGCGGATAGATCGCGAAGTTATCGCCCGCGCGAATGCGGTCCTCGATGAACGGATCGAGATAGTCCGTCGGCGTCGGGAAGTCACCGCCGAAGGTCGCTTCGGGATACGTCTTCACCAGCGGGAAGTACCACTGCCCCTCATAGCGCACGACCCACGGTTTGTCGTTGGCGATGACTTCGGCAAACAGGCTGATGCCGAACAGCACGACGAAGGCGACGAGGCTCCAGTAACCGAGCCGGTGGCTGCGAAAGCGCCGCCAGACACGCCAGCGCGGCGAGCGCGATGCGGCATAGGACGTCGGGCGTTGCGATGGCGTGGCGGATGGGGTCACGTCAGTGCTCCACTCGATCGAATTGAATACGCGGATCGACCAGCACGTAGCAGAGGTCGGAGATGAGCTTGGTCACCAGCCCGATGAGCGTGAACAAATACAGCGAACCGAGCACGACCGGATAATCGCGGCGCTGTACCGATTCGTATGACAGACGGCCGAGCCCGTCGAGCGAGAACAATGTCTCGATCAGCAAACTACCCGCGAAGAACGCACCGATGAACGCCGCCGGGAAGCCGGTGATGAGCGGAATCAACGCATTGCGGAACACGTGCTTGAACAGCACCTTGCGCTCGGACAATCCTTTGGCACGCGCCGTCAGCACGTACTGACGGCGGATTTCGTCGAGGAATGCGTTTTTCGTCAGCATGGTGATGACGGCAAAGCTACCGACCACGGACGCCGTCACCGGCAACGTGATGTGCCACAGATAGTCTGTGATCTTCGCGGGCCACGACAGATCGCTCCAGTTGTCCGAGACGAGCTCACGCAACGGGAACAATTGCCAGAACGTGCCGCCGCCAAACAACACCAGCAGTAACACGCCGAGCACGAAGCCGGGAATGGCGTAGCCCACCAGCACCACGAGACTCGTGAGTGTGTCGAAGCGAGACCCGTTGCGCACCGCCTTGGCGATACCCAACGGCACCGATATCAGGTAAGTGAGGAAGAACGTCCATAGTCCCAGTGAAATCGACACCGGCAGCTTCGAGACGATCAGCGACCACACGCTCTGATGATGGAAATAGCTCTGCCCGAGATCGAAGCGCGCGAAGCGTTTGAGCATGAGCCAGTAGCGCTCCATCGGCGTTTTATCGAAGCCGTAGAGTGCCTTGATCTGGGCCAGTTGCTGGGCATCGATGCCACGACGTCCGCGATAGTCGCTGCCCCCTCCACCACCACTGGCCTCGCCGCCACCGCCACGCCCCTTGAGTTCGAGCATCACCTGCTCGACGGGGCCGCCAGGCACGAACTGAATCACTGCGAAAGTCAGCGTAATCACGCCGAGCAACGTCGGAATCATGATCAGCAGTCGTTTGAGAATGTAGGACCACATGATTAACGGGTCACTCCTTTCGTAGCTGCTGAAGCTGCTGAAGCTGCTGAATCTGCTGAAGTTGCCGGGGCAGACGCGCCTTGCGGTTCACCCTTCGCCGCGTTCGCACCGCCATCCCACCACATCGAGACGAGCCAGCCTTCAGCGGTGAAGTACAACGGCAACTTTTCCGGAAATTGCAGATTGCGTTTGTACGCCATGCGATGCGTCGACGAGAACCAGTGCGGCACGATGTAATACCCGTGCATCAGCACCCGGTCGAGCGCCCGTGCAGCGGCGACGAGATCGTCGTAGGTGTGCGCGCGCACGAGGCTGGCAAGCAGCGAATCGACCGCCGGATCCTTCAGGCCGATCACGTTGTCCGACCCATCCACGTTCGCCGATTGGCTGCCGAAACGGTCAAGTAGCTCCGTGCCGGGAATCTGCGAATCGGGATAGCGCAGTGAGATCATGTCGAAGTCGAACGTCTCGATGCGCTTTTGATAGAGCGCGAAATCGCTTTGGCGGAAATTGAGTGTGATGCCGAGCTTCGCGAGATTGCGGGCGTACGCCGAGGCTACCGGCCCCATCGCCCCGCCATCGTCGAGAAATTCGAAGACGAATGGCTCGCCCTTCGCGTTACGCAGCGCGCCGTCGCGATACGTCCAGCCCGCCTGCGCCAGCAGTTCACGTGCCTCGCGCAGGTTGTCGCGCAGGCTCGCGGGAGGCGTGGTCGTCGGTTGCACGACCATCGGCCCGAACACCGCCGGGTCGAGCTTCTTGCGCAGCGGTTCGAGCAGCTTCAACTCCGCCTCGCTCGGCATGCCGCGCGCGGCGAGGTCGCTGTTCGTGAAGTAGCTGTAGATGCGCTGATACTGGTTGTAGAACAGTTGACGGTTTAGCCACTGATAGTCGAGCGCGAGATCGAGTGCCTTACGTACTCTCACATCTTTGAACAAGTCGCGACGGGTGTTCACAATGAAGCCCTGCATGCCCGCCGCGTTGTGGTGCGAGAACTCGCGCTTGACCAGCTCGCCGTCCTTGAAGCGTTTGCCGACGTAACTGCGCACCCAGCTCCGGGCACGGTATTCGGTGATTGCGTCGAACTCGCCCGCCTTGAAACCTTCGAGCCGCACGATGTCGTCGGAGTACAGCTTGTAGACGATGCGCTCGAAGTTGTAGGTGCCACGCCGCACCGGCAGGTCGTTGCCCCAGTACTTCGGATCGCGCCGGAAAGTGATGCGACGCCCGCCGTCGTACGATTCGATCAGATAAGGACCACTCGCCACCGGACGCTCGAAGGTCAGCGCGTCGAACGCCTTCTTCTTACCGTCCGCCCCCACACTCCACTTGGGCGAGAAGACCGGCACCGACGCTACGAGCAGGGGCAGATCGGGGCTCACACGCTTGAAGTCGAACCGCACACGACGGTTGTCGAGCACGCTCACACCCTTCACGTCGGCCAGCATCACCTTGAAGCCGGGTGCCGACTGCGGGCTCATCAGCGTATCGAAGGAATACTTGACGTCCTGCGCCGTGACCGGGTCGCCATTGTTAAAGCGCGCCGCCGGGTTGAGGTGGAACGTGACGGAGGCGCCGTCGGGCGCGACGGCGATGTCGTCGGCGAGCAGACCGTAGACGGTCGCGGGCTCGTCGGCGCTGCCGATGCCGAGCGTCTCGAACATGAGACCGGACACGCCCGGCGCGGATGTGCCTCGCAACGTGAACGGATTGAATTTATCGAAGCTGGTGCGGCGATCAGGGTTCGCGAGTGTCAACGTGCCGCCGCGCGGCGCATCGGGATTGACGTAATCGAAGTGCGTGAACCCCTGCGGATACTTCGGCTCGCCGTACTGGGCGATGGCATATTTCGCGTGCGCCGGGGACGTTGCCAGCAGTCCGGCAGCCAGTGCCGCCGCGACAGGCGCAATGCGCGAGACCGTGAGCACCCGGGAAATGCGCCGGAAGCCAAAGCGTACGGCGCGAACGGAAGATACGGCTAGATCGGCGCGCGGCGTCGGGAGAAGCGATGACGCCATAGAGGTCACGAAACTGCGGAGCGACCCCCCGGTCGTGTGTGGATGCCGTGTTGTGCGCGCGTTCATGCGTCTCCTGTGTTGGTCGGCCAGCGCCAGCCTGCCCCGGGGTCCGGACGCATCCAGCCCCACCCCTTCGATCCGCGCGAAACATCCCGTAACCACTGCCTCACGCACATTTCCCGCATGAGGCTTGGCGTCACGGCCGGACCGCGCGACAATTGTACCCAAAAGCCCGGCGTTCACCGCACTGAAAGACACAGGCGCGCCGGCCCGGTTCCCTCATTTCCGCCCTGGAGGCCGACGTTGAGTGCCACACGATCGCCCGTGCAGAACCCCAACCGTACCCTGCCTCGCTGGCTCGCCAAATTTTTCTTTCAGTGTGTGGAAGCGGCGCAACGCAGTATTGCCCGTCACTCACTGGTTGGCGACAAGCCCATTTTCGATAACGCCCAGTTCCCCTGGGTCGAAGCGATCGAGGCTCAGGCACCGGCCATCGCCCGCGAACTCGAAGCCGTACTCGCTACACCAGGACGTCTGCCCGCGTTCCACGAGATCTCTCCCGACGTCGCCACCATCACGCAAGACCATCAGTGGCAAACGTTCGTCTTCCTCGGTTACGGTATGCGTGCCGAGCGCAACCTCGCCCGCTGCCCGGCGACTGCCGCGGCCCTCGATGACATTCCGGGCCTTCGCACGGCGTTCTTTTCGATTCTGTCGCCGGGCAAGAAGATTCCTCTGCATCGCGGCCCGTATAACGGTGTACTGCGGTTGCATCTGGCGTTGAAAGTGCCGCGCGAGCGTGAGAAGTGCTGGATCGAGGTCGATGGACAACGCTATGTGTGGCAAGCGGGTCGTGCAGTGATCTTCGACGACGCTTACGAGCATCAGGTGCACAACGACACCGACGAGACGCGTGTCGTGCTGTTCGTCGACTTCGAGCGCCCGTGCAAGGCGCCTGTCTCCTGGCTTAACAAGCTGCTGCTGTCGTTCGCCCCGCTCACACCCGAGTTGCAGCAGGCCAAGACCAATCACGAGAAGTGGGAGCGCGACTACTACGCGACGCCCGCGCCAGCGGCACCGACGTCGACATCGGCGGCCGTGTCGCAATCGGACGTGCCATCCGCCAACGCACCGACCCAGAGCGGCGCAGCGACGCACACGCATGTGGAAACCGTGGCCGACGAGCGCGCGCATGGTTGATCGCGTGCCTTAACGACACATCTGTCACCCATAAAAAAACGCCAGCGAATCGTGTTCGCTGGCGTTTTTCATTGTGACGAATGGAACCGTCGATGCTACGTCGGCGTCACCTCAGCATTACGCTTTTCGCGCGGGCTGCGCGAGCGCGTCCTGCGTGGGCGGCGGGACGAAATTCGCCGCGAGCACGGCCACGAGCGCCGCCGCCAGCATCGCACCGATGCCAAGCGCAGCATCGCCGAAATGCAGGTAAGCGAACTTCATCGCTTCGATTACGGCCACGGCCACGACGATGGTGATCATGCTGAGCATGCCTGCGACCGTCGCCCGGTTGGGACTATCGACGGCGAACAGCGACTGGCGATACACCACGCCGTAGCACATGCCCATACCGAACGCGTGCAGCGTCGTTCCGATGAGCAGCGCCGGATAACCCGGCGCGAGGATGGCCGTGCCGACGAGCGACACCGCCGCGCCAATCAGCATGGCCGCCACGCCAGTCGCCAGCAGACGTCCGTTCGACCAGCGCCCCACCTGACGTGCGAGCAGCACGTTGCCGAGAATCAGCGCAGCGAACACCGGCACTTGCAGCATGGCGTACTGCATCTGCGACAACCCGGCGCGCTCGATCAGGAACACCGGCCCCAGTGCGATCCACGTGAGCAACGGCGTCACTGCCAGCCCCGTGAGCACCGCGCCGCGCCAGAATCGTCCACTGGAAAGTGGCAGCTTGTAGCCCGCCCAAAGTTGCTTAGCGTTCAGCGCATTACGATCGTGACGCGACAGCTCCGGCATCGTGCGATACAGCCCGACGAACGAGAACACTGCGACGATGGCTATCAGCCAGAAGATGCTGCGCCACGGCCAGAACGACACGACGGCAGCACCGGCGAGCGGCCCGAACAGCGGCGAGAGCAGCGACACGTTCGCCATGAGCGCCATCACACGCACGGCGGTCTTCTCCTCGAACGCTTCATGCACCGTCGGGTACCCCACCGTCAGCACGAAGCAGCAGCCCATGCCCTGAAGAAAGCGCAGCGCAATGAACTGCGGCATCGTCTGCACGTAGTGCACCGCCAGACACGCGACGATGAACGTGACGAGGCCGGAGAGCAGTACACGACGGCGACCGAAGCGGTCAGCGAGCGGGCCGAGCAGCCACTGCAGACTCGCGTTGCCGAGCATGGCGGCGGTCAGCGCCAGCGTGGTCATTTCCGCAGACGCGCCGAACTCGCGCGTGACGAGCGGCATACCGGGCATGATCATGTCGTTCGAGATGTAGACCGCGAACTCGAAAAGCACCAGCGAGAAAGGAAACCAGAATCTCGAGACGGGAGACCTGGGGGAATGCGGACTTACAGAGTGAGACACCTCGTAAAGGCTCCTTTGTGCGACCCACGCTCGTGACGTCGGCACACATGTATTTGAACTCCAA
This window of the Pandoraea sputorum genome carries:
- a CDS encoding patatin-like phospholipase family protein; this translates as MSASAPAAHQASGTRPSGAARTARTSFTALAVAALIAGCASAPPTVLQGTSSSAPPTTTVPPVAQTPTTPTTPVAPPKVIRPLKIGLALGGGAARGFAHVGVIKALEARGIHADIVVGTSAGSVVGAMYASGLNGFQLNRLASTMDEASISDWTMPFRSRGMLRGEALQSYVNKVLKDRTIEQMPRQLGIVATDLQSGAPILFRRGNTGQAVRASSSVPGVFEPVHIGNRDYVDGGLVAPVPAEYARQMGADFVIAVDISANPTAQATQGQFDILMQTFTIMGQSIKQYELEKNADVVIRPSLAKMGASDFQGRNRAILAGEEAVAKMWPEIQRKLADAQSEAPKGMPQASR
- a CDS encoding C40 family peptidase, whose product is MQTKPTRIRKTLLLAFTAAGLVTASLTAKADDYNNGPSAAARAAAAAIQASNASPNTANVTTDAAQPVVEESRVQRAQKLLSNVTDKASDVVLGALNYIGVRYKYGGNTPDSGLDCSGFVRYVFQDTLNFMLPRRSEEMSQVGERIAKTDLKPGDLVFFNTMRRSFSHVGIYIGGDKFVHAPATGGKIRVEDLRESYWSARYNGARRVETLKASAELTRVEQLFKNDHPM
- a CDS encoding ABC transporter ATP-binding protein; its protein translation is MNAPLLSIENLSVRFGDAEAVKDVSLAIERGERVALVGESGSGKSVTALAILRLLQDAQIQGRILLDGVDLASVSEREMRGLRGNDVAMIFQEPMTALNPLYPIGEQIAEALELHEGLSKRDARSRAIELLRRTGIPEPERRVSHFPHELSGGQRQRAMIAMALACRPKLLLADEPTTALDVTIRAQIIELLLELQRDAAEKRGMAVLLITHDLNLVRRFAQRVAVMEKGVLVECADTETLFTNPQHPYTRKLIDSRPQREIHPVLPIAPVLLEGRGVTVDYATAQPGVRGWFQRGRFRAVHPVDLSLRQGETLGVVGESGSGKTTLAMAMLGLQHTSAGQIEFQGEPLASYRGTKQRTLRSRMQIVFQDPFGSLSPRMTIEEIVGEGLALHRPQMSEDERRTKVAETLREVGIDARAMSRYPHEFSGGQRQRIAIARALIVDPQILVLDEPTSALDVSIQQQVLHLLAQLQIKYNLSYLFISHDLAVMRAMAHRVLVFKDGHLVEQGDTESVFFDPQNAYTRELVAAAML
- a CDS encoding ABC transporter permease produces the protein MTPSATPSQRPTSYAASRSPRWRVWRRFRSHRLGYWSLVAFVVLFGISLFAEVIANDKPWVVRYEGQWYFPLVKTYPEATFGGDFPTPTDYLDPFIEDRIRAGDNFAIYPPVRYSYDTINYFAKVPNPAPPSSENWLGTDDRGRDVFARLLYGFRLSVIFALALTVSGTLLGMLAGAVQGFYGGRIDLTLQRLIEIWGSLPELYLLIIFASIFEPHLWLLFVLLSLFGWIGLSDYVRAEFLRNRQLDYVRAARAMGLSNWQIIRRHVLPNSMTPVITFLPFRMSGAILALTSLDFLGLGVPPPTPSLGELLNQGKANLDAWWISLATFVVLVLTLLLLTFMGDALRNALDTRVADKQAAAGGAM
- a CDS encoding microcin C ABC transporter permease YejB: MWSYILKRLLIMIPTLLGVITLTFAVIQFVPGGPVEQVMLELKGRGGGGEASGGGGGSDYRGRRGIDAQQLAQIKALYGFDKTPMERYWLMLKRFARFDLGQSYFHHQSVWSLIVSKLPVSISLGLWTFFLTYLISVPLGIAKAVRNGSRFDTLTSLVVLVGYAIPGFVLGVLLLVLFGGGTFWQLFPLRELVSDNWSDLSWPAKITDYLWHITLPVTASVVGSFAVITMLTKNAFLDEIRRQYVLTARAKGLSERKVLFKHVFRNALIPLITGFPAAFIGAFFAGSLLIETLFSLDGLGRLSYESVQRRDYPVVLGSLYLFTLIGLVTKLISDLCYVLVDPRIQFDRVEH
- a CDS encoding extracellular solute-binding protein is translated as MASSLLPTPRADLAVSSVRAVRFGFRRISRVLTVSRIAPVAAALAAGLLATSPAHAKYAIAQYGEPKYPQGFTHFDYVNPDAPRGGTLTLANPDRRTSFDKFNPFTLRGTSAPGVSGLMFETLGIGSADEPATVYGLLADDIAVAPDGASVTFHLNPAARFNNGDPVTAQDVKYSFDTLMSPQSAPGFKVMLADVKGVSVLDNRRVRFDFKRVSPDLPLLVASVPVFSPKWSVGADGKKKAFDALTFERPVASGPYLIESYDGGRRITFRRDPKYWGNDLPVRRGTYNFERIVYKLYSDDIVRLEGFKAGEFDAITEYRARSWVRSYVGKRFKDGELVKREFSHHNAAGMQGFIVNTRRDLFKDVRVRKALDLALDYQWLNRQLFYNQYQRIYSYFTNSDLAARGMPSEAELKLLEPLRKKLDPAVFGPMVVQPTTTPPASLRDNLREARELLAQAGWTYRDGALRNAKGEPFVFEFLDDGGAMGPVASAYARNLAKLGITLNFRQSDFALYQKRIETFDFDMISLRYPDSQIPGTELLDRFGSQSANVDGSDNVIGLKDPAVDSLLASLVRAHTYDDLVAAARALDRVLMHGYYIVPHWFSSTHRMAYKRNLQFPEKLPLYFTAEGWLVSMWWDGGANAAKGEPQGASAPATSADSAASAASAATKGVTR
- a CDS encoding aspartyl/asparaginyl beta-hydroxylase domain-containing protein — encoded protein: MSATRSPVQNPNRTLPRWLAKFFFQCVEAAQRSIARHSLVGDKPIFDNAQFPWVEAIEAQAPAIARELEAVLATPGRLPAFHEISPDVATITQDHQWQTFVFLGYGMRAERNLARCPATAAALDDIPGLRTAFFSILSPGKKIPLHRGPYNGVLRLHLALKVPREREKCWIEVDGQRYVWQAGRAVIFDDAYEHQVHNDTDETRVVLFVDFERPCKAPVSWLNKLLLSFAPLTPELQQAKTNHEKWERDYYATPAPAAPTSTSAAVSQSDVPSANAPTQSGAATHTHVETVADERAHG
- a CDS encoding MFS transporter → MSHSVSPHSPRSPVSRFWFPFSLVLFEFAVYISNDMIMPGMPLVTREFGASAEMTTLALTAAMLGNASLQWLLGPLADRFGRRRVLLSGLVTFIVACLAVHYVQTMPQFIALRFLQGMGCCFVLTVGYPTVHEAFEEKTAVRVMALMANVSLLSPLFGPLAGAAVVSFWPWRSIFWLIAIVAVFSFVGLYRTMPELSRHDRNALNAKQLWAGYKLPLSSGRFWRGAVLTGLAVTPLLTWIALGPVFLIERAGLSQMQYAMLQVPVFAALILGNVLLARQVGRWSNGRLLATGVAAMLIGAAVSLVGTAILAPGYPALLIGTTLHAFGMGMCYGVVYRQSLFAVDSPNRATVAGMLSMITIVVAVAVIEAMKFAYLHFGDAALGIGAMLAAALVAVLAANFVPPPTQDALAQPARKA